In a single window of the Bacillus clarus genome:
- a CDS encoding glycine--tRNA ligase — MYSMEQVVNLAKHRGFVFPGSEIYGGLANTWDYGPLGIELKNNVKRAWWKKFIQESPYNVGLDAAILMNPKTWIASGHVGNFNDPMIDCKKCKARHRADKLIEDALDVKGIEMIVDGLTFDQMADLMKEHEVKCPDCGSEEFTEIRQFNLMFKTFQGVTESSTNEIFLRPETAQGIFVNFKNVQRSMRKKLPFGIGQIGKSFRNEITPGNFTFRTREFEQMELEFFCKPGEDLEWFAFWRETCKNWLLSLGMNEESMRLRDHGEEELSHYSNATTDIEFKFPFGWGELWGVASRTDFDLKRHMEHSNEDFNYIDPQTNERYVPYCIEPSLGADRVTLAFLCDAYEEEQLENDSRTVLRFHPALAPYKAAILPLSKKLSEGATEVFAELAKDFMVDFDETGSIGKRYRRQDEIGTPFCITYDFDSVEDKAVTVRDRDTMEQVRMPISELKGFLEKKIQF, encoded by the coding sequence ATGTATTCAATGGAACAAGTTGTAAACTTAGCGAAACACCGCGGTTTTGTTTTCCCTGGTTCTGAAATTTATGGTGGTCTTGCAAATACTTGGGATTACGGTCCACTTGGAATCGAATTAAAAAATAACGTTAAAAGAGCTTGGTGGAAAAAATTCATTCAAGAATCTCCATACAATGTTGGTTTAGATGCAGCTATCTTAATGAACCCAAAAACTTGGATCGCTTCTGGTCACGTTGGTAACTTTAATGACCCAATGATCGACTGTAAAAAATGTAAAGCTCGTCACCGTGCTGACAAATTAATTGAAGATGCATTAGATGTAAAAGGTATCGAAATGATCGTTGACGGTCTTACTTTCGACCAAATGGCTGACTTAATGAAAGAACATGAAGTAAAATGCCCAGATTGCGGTAGCGAAGAATTTACGGAAATCCGTCAGTTCAACTTAATGTTCAAAACATTCCAAGGTGTTACAGAATCTAGCACAAACGAAATCTTCCTTCGTCCTGAAACAGCACAAGGTATTTTCGTAAACTTTAAAAACGTACAACGCTCTATGCGTAAAAAACTTCCATTTGGTATTGGCCAAATCGGTAAAAGTTTCCGTAACGAAATCACACCTGGTAACTTCACATTCCGTACGCGTGAATTCGAACAAATGGAACTTGAATTCTTCTGTAAGCCTGGTGAAGATTTAGAGTGGTTCGCATTCTGGCGTGAAACTTGTAAAAACTGGTTACTTTCACTTGGTATGAACGAAGAAAGCATGCGTCTTCGTGACCACGGTGAAGAGGAATTATCTCACTACAGTAACGCAACAACTGATATTGAGTTCAAATTCCCATTCGGTTGGGGCGAACTTTGGGGCGTGGCATCTCGTACAGACTTCGATTTAAAACGTCACATGGAACACTCTAACGAAGACTTTAACTATATTGATCCACAAACGAATGAGCGTTACGTGCCATACTGCATCGAGCCATCTTTAGGTGCAGACCGTGTCACATTAGCATTCCTATGTGATGCATATGAAGAAGAGCAATTAGAAAACGATTCTCGTACAGTTCTTCGTTTCCACCCTGCTTTAGCACCATACAAAGCAGCAATCTTACCATTATCTAAAAAGCTATCTGAAGGTGCTACGGAAGTATTCGCAGAACTAGCGAAAGACTTCATGGTAGACTTTGATGAAACTGGTTCTATCGGTAAACGTTACCGTCGTCAAGACGAAATCGGTACACCATTCTGTATCACATACGACTTCGACTCAGTTGAAGACAAAGCTGTTACAGTACGTGACCGTGACACAATGGAACAAGTTCGTATGCCAATTAGCGAATTAAAAGGTTTCTTAGAGAAGAAAATCCAGTTCTAA
- a CDS encoding hotdog fold thioesterase, giving the protein MSKTLMDSLGIELLEMTEDKVVATMPVDGRTHQPFGFLHGGASVALAETVASVGSYNLIDQEKCICFGLEINANHIRSKKDGIVTAIGTPIHRGQATMVWDIRIIDENDDLLCISRCTVAIKEKREK; this is encoded by the coding sequence ATGTCAAAAACATTAATGGATTCACTCGGAATTGAGCTGTTAGAAATGACGGAAGATAAGGTAGTTGCTACGATGCCGGTAGATGGACGTACGCATCAACCGTTCGGATTTTTACATGGTGGTGCATCCGTTGCATTAGCAGAAACTGTAGCAAGTGTTGGCTCATACAATTTAATCGACCAAGAAAAATGTATCTGTTTCGGTCTAGAAATTAACGCAAACCATATTCGTTCGAAAAAGGATGGAATAGTAACAGCAATCGGAACACCAATACATAGAGGCCAAGCAACAATGGTTTGGGATATACGCATCATTGATGAAAATGACGATTTACTATGCATATCAAGATGCACAGTAGCGATTAAAGAAAAACGTGAAAAATAA
- a CDS encoding DUF3298 and DUF4163 domain-containing protein, with the protein MKQKFCILLLMFSLLTIVPNCTSAAKASNLTIDIKTVTQKGKKPYLEYQINRPSFHNFSDSKFQNKLNSYYKNSTDRFKTKLEKEAKKYYKETEGSSTPFHPYVANVDYKITLQKSPLISLYVNYYQYTGGAHGLYTWKANTFDLNEKKLLRLDDLFQKEDAYKKVIHTEIVRQIKQNESIYFPDAAEKVMSTKKFHYFLEADHLVIYFSLYEIAPYSSGIPQFRIPYTLLREYLKPTYQNILIDNR; encoded by the coding sequence ATGAAACAGAAATTTTGTATACTCTTGCTTATGTTCTCCTTGCTGACTATTGTACCAAATTGTACGAGTGCAGCCAAAGCTTCTAACCTGACAATAGATATTAAGACTGTTACGCAAAAAGGTAAGAAACCTTATTTAGAATATCAAATTAACAGGCCTTCTTTTCACAATTTTTCTGATTCAAAATTCCAAAATAAACTCAACTCCTACTACAAAAACTCTACAGATCGTTTTAAAACAAAATTAGAAAAAGAAGCAAAGAAATACTATAAAGAAACTGAAGGATCTAGCACACCTTTCCACCCATATGTTGCAAATGTCGACTATAAAATAACTTTACAAAAATCCCCCTTAATTAGCTTATATGTGAATTATTATCAATATACGGGCGGTGCACACGGGCTCTATACGTGGAAAGCAAATACATTCGATTTAAATGAGAAAAAATTATTGCGTTTAGATGATTTATTTCAGAAAGAGGACGCTTATAAAAAAGTGATTCATACAGAAATCGTGAGACAAATTAAACAAAATGAAAGTATCTATTTTCCGGACGCAGCTGAAAAAGTAATGAGTACAAAGAAGTTCCACTACTTTTTGGAGGCCGACCATCTCGTTATTTATTTCTCATTATATGAAATTGCCCCTTATTCAAGTGGGATTCCACAATTTCGAATTCCATACACATTGCTAAGAGAGTACTTAAAGCCTACTTATCAAAATATTTTAATTGACAATAGATAA
- a CDS encoding biotin transporter BioY, producing MKRLHVLDLALAAMFVALMAIGANIVSWAPFLQIAGVPLSMQPFFAILAGLLLGSRLGALAMTVYMLVGVAGAPIFANFKAGFGALLDPTGGFIIAFIIVAYISGKLVEQKEKPKFSTFAIASFTGIILTYIIGTTYMYAAVNIFMGGNMSYKAAWMIMMWFAVKDIVFTIIGAIIAPRIYYAVRRSAYQHSHSTIS from the coding sequence ATGAAGAGATTACATGTTTTAGATTTAGCACTAGCTGCCATGTTCGTTGCTCTTATGGCCATTGGTGCAAACATCGTATCTTGGGCGCCATTTTTACAAATAGCCGGCGTTCCGTTATCTATGCAACCATTTTTCGCGATTTTAGCAGGTCTTCTTCTCGGAAGTAGACTTGGTGCATTAGCAATGACTGTTTATATGCTTGTTGGAGTAGCCGGCGCACCGATTTTCGCAAACTTCAAAGCTGGATTTGGTGCACTTTTAGATCCTACTGGTGGCTTTATTATCGCATTCATTATTGTTGCTTACATATCAGGAAAACTAGTAGAACAGAAAGAAAAACCGAAGTTCAGCACCTTTGCAATTGCTTCGTTCACAGGGATTATTTTAACGTATATTATCGGTACTACTTACATGTATGCGGCAGTCAATATTTTCATGGGCGGTAATATGAGTTATAAAGCAGCTTGGATGATTATGATGTGGTTCGCAGTTAAAGATATTGTTTTTACAATAATCGGGGCTATCATCGCACCTCGGATATACTATGCAGTACGTCGTTCAGCTTATCAACATTCTCATTCGACGATTTCATAA
- the galU gene encoding UTP--glucose-1-phosphate uridylyltransferase GalU: MKKVRKAIIPAAGLGTRFLPATKAMPKEMLPIVDKPTIQYIIEEAVKSGIEDIIIVTGKGKRSIEDHFDNAFELEQNLLEKKKYELLEKVQAPSKMVDIHYIRQKEPKGLGHAVWCARKFIGDEPFAVLLGDDIVQAEKPCLRQLMDEYDKTLSSVIGVQTVPETETHRYGIIDPLEQEGRRYQVRNFVEKPVQGTAPSNLAIMGRYILTPEIFMFLEQQQVGAGGEIQLTDAIQSLNEIQRVFAYDFEGKRYDVGEKLGFVQTTIEMALQHEELRDDMLVMMKKILEEQMNQES, translated from the coding sequence ATGAAAAAAGTAAGAAAAGCAATTATTCCTGCAGCTGGATTAGGAACACGCTTTTTACCAGCAACGAAAGCAATGCCGAAAGAAATGCTTCCGATTGTAGATAAACCAACAATTCAATACATTATAGAAGAAGCGGTAAAATCAGGTATTGAAGATATTATTATCGTTACAGGTAAAGGAAAGCGCTCTATCGAAGATCATTTTGATAATGCATTTGAATTAGAACAAAACTTATTAGAGAAGAAAAAATATGAATTGCTTGAGAAAGTACAAGCTCCTTCTAAAATGGTAGATATTCATTATATTCGTCAAAAAGAGCCAAAAGGATTAGGTCATGCTGTTTGGTGTGCACGTAAATTTATTGGTGATGAACCATTTGCTGTTTTATTAGGTGATGATATCGTTCAAGCTGAAAAACCATGTTTACGTCAATTAATGGACGAGTATGATAAAACACTTTCTTCTGTTATTGGTGTACAAACTGTTCCAGAAACAGAAACGCATCGTTACGGAATTATTGACCCATTAGAGCAAGAAGGACGTCGTTATCAAGTTCGTAACTTCGTTGAGAAACCAGTACAAGGTACTGCACCTTCAAACTTAGCAATTATGGGACGTTACATTTTAACGCCTGAAATTTTTATGTTCTTAGAACAGCAACAAGTTGGAGCAGGCGGCGAAATTCAATTAACGGATGCAATCCAAAGCTTAAATGAAATTCAACGTGTATTTGCGTATGATTTCGAAGGAAAGCGTTATGACGTTGGTGAAAAATTAGGATTCGTTCAAACAACAATTGAGATGGCATTGCAGCACGAGGAATTACGTGATGATATGCTTGTAATGATGAAGAAAATTTTAGAAGAGCAAATGAATCAAGAGTCTTAA
- a CDS encoding phospho-sugar mutase, which translates to MDWKQEYSRWLSYANLDTELKEQLENMKQDEKKIEDSFYKNLEFGTGGMRGELGAGTNRLNVYTVRKATKGLAHFIEKLGEEAKKRGVVVAYDSRHKSPEFAMEVAATLGAQGITTYVFESLRPTPVLSFAVRHLHTVSGIVLTASHNPPEYNGYKVYGEDGGQLPPKEADELISYVNAVEDELTVEVADVEPLKADGLLHIIGQEVDDAYAAELNNVIINKEMVQKVGKDLKIVFTPLHGTSNISVRRGLEEIGFTDVTVVKEQELPDPNFSTVKSPNPEEHAAFELAIRDGEKVGADVLIATDPDADRLGVAVRNHDGEFQVLTGNQTGALMLDYLLSQKKQNGTLPENGVVLKTIVTSEIGRTIAKAYGLDTVDTLTGFKFIGEKIKQYEESGQYEFQFGYEESYGYLIHPFCRDKDAVQSVLFACEVAAYYKSQGKTLYDGLLEVFKKYGFFREDLVSLTLKGKDGAENIQEMMATFRENPPKEVAGLTVTSVEDYKASVITSLKDGSKEEIHLPKSNVLKYQLVDGSWFCLRPSGTEPKIKFYFGVKDDSLQNSEQKLLTIKEDIMNRL; encoded by the coding sequence ATGGATTGGAAACAAGAATATAGTCGCTGGCTTTCATATGCAAACTTAGATACAGAATTAAAAGAACAGCTAGAAAACATGAAACAAGATGAGAAGAAGATTGAGGATAGCTTCTATAAAAATTTAGAATTCGGTACAGGTGGTATGCGTGGTGAACTTGGTGCTGGTACGAACCGTTTAAATGTGTATACAGTTCGTAAGGCAACGAAAGGGTTAGCGCATTTTATTGAAAAATTAGGTGAAGAAGCGAAGAAACGCGGTGTTGTTGTAGCGTATGATTCTCGTCATAAATCACCTGAATTTGCAATGGAAGTAGCTGCTACACTTGGTGCCCAAGGCATCACAACATATGTGTTTGAAAGCTTACGCCCAACGCCAGTGCTTTCTTTTGCAGTTCGTCATTTACATACAGTAAGTGGAATCGTTCTTACAGCAAGTCATAATCCACCTGAATATAACGGTTATAAAGTATATGGTGAAGATGGTGGACAATTGCCTCCAAAAGAAGCAGACGAGTTAATTAGCTACGTAAATGCAGTAGAAGATGAATTAACAGTTGAAGTTGCTGATGTGGAGCCATTGAAAGCAGATGGTTTATTACATATCATTGGACAAGAAGTAGATGATGCATATGCAGCAGAATTGAACAATGTCATTATTAATAAAGAAATGGTACAAAAGGTTGGTAAAGATTTAAAAATCGTCTTTACACCATTACACGGAACATCAAATATTTCTGTGCGCCGTGGTTTAGAGGAAATCGGATTTACTGATGTAACAGTTGTAAAAGAGCAAGAGTTACCAGATCCAAACTTCTCTACAGTAAAATCACCCAACCCAGAAGAGCATGCAGCATTTGAACTTGCAATTCGTGATGGTGAAAAAGTAGGAGCGGACGTGTTAATCGCAACAGATCCAGATGCAGACCGCCTTGGCGTAGCAGTTCGTAATCATGATGGTGAATTCCAAGTGTTAACTGGTAACCAAACAGGTGCGTTAATGCTTGATTACTTATTATCGCAAAAGAAACAAAACGGAACGCTTCCAGAGAACGGTGTTGTCCTAAAAACAATCGTAACTTCTGAAATCGGTCGTACAATTGCGAAAGCGTACGGTTTAGATACAGTGGATACACTAACTGGATTTAAGTTTATCGGCGAGAAGATTAAGCAATACGAAGAAAGTGGACAATATGAATTCCAATTCGGTTATGAAGAAAGCTACGGTTATTTAATCCATCCATTCTGCCGTGATAAAGATGCAGTTCAATCTGTATTATTTGCATGTGAAGTAGCAGCGTATTATAAATCACAAGGCAAAACGTTATACGATGGTTTATTAGAAGTATTTAAGAAGTACGGTTTCTTCCGTGAGGATCTTGTATCGTTAACGTTAAAAGGAAAAGATGGCGCTGAGAATATTCAAGAGATGATGGCAACATTCCGCGAAAATCCGCCAAAAGAAGTAGCTGGTTTAACAGTGACTTCAGTTGAGGATTATAAAGCAAGTGTAATTACATCCCTAAAAGATGGGAGTAAGGAAGAGATTCACTTACCGAAATCAAATGTGTTAAAATATCAATTAGTAGACGGTTCTTGGTTCTGCTTACGTCCATCCGGAACAGAGCCGAAAATCAAGTTTTACTTTGGTGTGAAAGATGATTCCTTACAAAATAGTGAACAAAAGTTACTTACTATTAAAGAAGATATTATGAATCGTTTATAA
- the cdaS gene encoding sporulation-specific diadenylate cyclase CdaS, translating to MQEWGLSEELKTKTKQMIELVEKELSNMKQAIDKEDECILCKMEDIHHMLTDVQTLAATYYIQTYLSPYTESSNFITAAVQHLSDRKHGALIVVERNDAPDPFIQTGTKLNAYLTVPLLESIFYPGNPLHDGAVLIKNNHIVSAANILPLTKNTEIDSELGTRHRAAIGLSEKSDSLILVVSEETGRTSFALNGTLYTISL from the coding sequence ATGCAAGAATGGGGCTTGTCAGAAGAGCTCAAAACAAAAACAAAACAGATGATTGAACTTGTTGAAAAAGAATTATCTAACATGAAACAAGCTATCGATAAAGAAGATGAGTGTATTTTATGCAAAATGGAAGATATTCATCATATGTTAACAGACGTACAAACTTTAGCGGCTACATACTATATTCAAACATATTTATCACCTTATACCGAAAGCTCTAATTTCATCACAGCAGCTGTTCAGCATTTAAGTGATCGAAAACACGGAGCTCTCATTGTTGTGGAAAGAAATGATGCACCTGATCCTTTTATTCAAACTGGAACGAAACTTAATGCGTACTTGACTGTTCCACTACTTGAATCAATCTTCTATCCTGGTAACCCTCTTCACGACGGAGCTGTTCTTATTAAAAATAATCATATCGTCTCCGCTGCAAACATTCTTCCATTAACAAAAAATACAGAGATTGATTCTGAGCTAGGAACACGTCATCGGGCTGCAATTGGCTTATCAGAAAAAAGCGATTCACTCATATTAGTCGTCTCTGAAGAAACAGGCCGTACATCTTTTGCTTTAAACGGTACTTTATATACAATTTCTTTATGA
- the pepA gene encoding cytosol aminopeptidase, whose product MFQVQKELASHEAVIVALFAEDQMSSFVQELDKAFEGQLQVLLEEKELSTKKKAISKVHSLGKTEVKRYYFVGLGKKESYTTETLRAALSKAFKSLQSAKVQDVAILLDSFVTDKLDAIDVAHIAAEVYCLGTYGLQTYKTDKKESVELEKFTAITAEDAKEIEAALTVGYVHGRATNSARTLVNMPPNVLTATKLAEYAVELAEKYDMDYKVLEKEEMEELGMGALLAVNQGSTEPPKMIALIYKGKEEWTDVIGFVGKGITYDTGGYSLKPREGMVGMKGDMGGAAAVLGAMEIIGELRPEQNVIAVIPSTDNVVSGTAFKPDDVITSMSGKTIEVLNTDAEGRLALADGITYAKKLGANYLVDVATLTGGVIVALGNHTTGAMTNNEVLFEQVLEASMETDEPIWQLPIFERDKERVRNSKFADLNNSPGREGHAVMAGTFLGEFAEETPWVHLDIAGTSETKGAHDLGPAGATGAMVRTLATLVERFGEE is encoded by the coding sequence ATGTTTCAAGTACAAAAAGAATTAGCAAGCCATGAAGCAGTCATTGTAGCCTTATTTGCAGAAGATCAAATGAGCAGTTTTGTACAAGAACTGGACAAAGCATTTGAAGGACAATTACAAGTTTTATTAGAAGAGAAAGAACTTTCTACGAAGAAAAAAGCCATTTCAAAAGTACATAGTTTAGGAAAAACAGAAGTGAAGCGTTACTATTTTGTTGGTTTAGGTAAGAAAGAATCATACACAACAGAAACGTTACGTGCTGCTCTTAGCAAAGCATTTAAATCGTTACAATCGGCAAAAGTACAAGATGTAGCCATCTTACTTGATTCTTTTGTAACAGATAAATTAGACGCAATCGACGTTGCACATATTGCAGCTGAAGTATACTGCCTTGGGACATACGGATTACAAACATATAAAACAGATAAAAAAGAAAGTGTAGAGCTAGAGAAGTTTACAGCTATTACAGCAGAAGATGCGAAAGAAATTGAAGCTGCTTTAACAGTTGGGTATGTACATGGACGTGCAACAAATTCAGCTCGTACACTTGTAAACATGCCGCCAAACGTATTAACAGCGACAAAGCTTGCAGAATATGCAGTTGAATTAGCTGAGAAATACGATATGGATTATAAAGTTCTTGAAAAAGAAGAAATGGAAGAGCTTGGTATGGGTGCATTACTTGCAGTAAACCAAGGTTCCACAGAGCCACCAAAAATGATCGCTCTTATTTATAAAGGAAAAGAAGAGTGGACGGATGTAATTGGATTCGTTGGAAAAGGGATTACATATGATACAGGTGGTTACTCATTAAAACCACGTGAAGGTATGGTCGGGATGAAAGGTGACATGGGTGGTGCTGCAGCTGTTCTTGGCGCGATGGAAATTATCGGTGAACTTCGCCCAGAGCAAAATGTAATTGCTGTTATTCCATCAACTGATAACGTTGTAAGTGGAACAGCATTTAAGCCAGATGATGTCATTACATCTATGAGTGGAAAAACGATTGAAGTATTAAATACGGATGCAGAAGGTCGTCTAGCGTTAGCGGATGGTATTACGTATGCGAAGAAACTTGGTGCAAACTATCTTGTTGATGTTGCAACATTAACAGGTGGTGTTATCGTTGCACTTGGAAATCATACAACGGGCGCAATGACAAATAATGAAGTATTGTTTGAACAAGTGTTAGAAGCATCTATGGAAACAGATGAGCCAATTTGGCAATTACCGATTTTTGAACGTGATAAAGAAAGAGTTCGAAACAGTAAATTTGCTGATTTAAATAATTCACCAGGTCGTGAAGGACATGCGGTTATGGCAGGTACATTCCTTGGTGAATTTGCAGAAGAAACACCGTGGGTTCATTTAGATATTGCTGGAACATCTGAAACAAAAGGTGCACATGATTTAGGGCCGGCTGGAGCAACAGGTGCAATGGTTCGTACACTTGCAACACTTGTTGAGCGTTTTGGAGAAGAATAA
- a CDS encoding 3D domain-containing protein, which produces MLKRYCIRIMMTCLLVTALCVTWKAFTGVSLLEIIKTYEEKNAQQVHAAEVERKVVPSKEVINALEQANDWSKYRVMEMTATGYTSGIESTGKRPGHPEYGITYSGVKAKRDLYSTIAADLRVFPIGTILFVPGYGYGVVADKGGAIKGNRIDLYYDTVKDVYSQWGKKKVNVYVVKMGNGKFTEEQLTMLNQDETMQVFRGQYLKQR; this is translated from the coding sequence ATGTTAAAACGATATTGTATTCGCATTATGATGACTTGTTTACTTGTAACCGCATTATGCGTAACATGGAAGGCTTTCACAGGAGTTTCTTTGTTAGAGATTATAAAAACATATGAAGAAAAGAATGCACAGCAAGTACATGCAGCAGAAGTCGAAAGAAAAGTTGTTCCGAGTAAAGAAGTGATAAATGCTTTAGAACAGGCAAATGACTGGTCTAAATATCGTGTCATGGAAATGACAGCAACCGGTTATACATCAGGTATTGAGTCAACTGGTAAGAGACCGGGACATCCAGAGTATGGTATTACATATTCAGGTGTAAAAGCGAAACGGGATTTATATTCTACAATCGCAGCTGATTTACGCGTATTCCCAATTGGAACAATTCTTTTTGTACCAGGTTACGGGTATGGAGTTGTAGCCGATAAGGGCGGAGCTATAAAAGGAAACCGAATTGATTTGTATTATGATACGGTTAAGGATGTTTATAGCCAATGGGGTAAGAAAAAAGTAAACGTATATGTAGTGAAAATGGGAAATGGTAAGTTTACAGAAGAACAGCTAACGATGTTAAACCAAGATGAAACAATGCAAGTGTTCCGAGGACAATATTTGAAACAAAGATAG
- a CDS encoding YuiB family protein, whose product MSIPVLLISMMLFFILFFGIGFLLNMILRATWVMVVIYPIICMLIINKTSIWEYFSKPKETFSSFGTSVSHLGQADLFILSTGLVGAILAGVIIKKLRKSGYQMF is encoded by the coding sequence GTGAGTATACCGGTACTACTTATTTCAATGATGTTGTTTTTTATTTTGTTTTTTGGAATTGGATTTTTACTCAACATGATTTTGCGAGCTACTTGGGTAATGGTTGTTATTTATCCAATCATTTGTATGCTCATCATTAATAAAACGAGTATTTGGGAGTATTTTTCAAAGCCGAAAGAAACGTTTTCTTCATTTGGGACAAGTGTATCGCATTTAGGACAAGCGGATCTCTTTATTTTATCGACTGGGTTAGTAGGAGCAATACTAGCAGGAGTTATAATAAAAAAACTTCGAAAAAGTGGTTATCAAATGTTTTAA
- a CDS encoding NUDIX domain-containing protein, which yields MGKRGKVWLAVSGLVATKDGRWLFVKKKYGGLKGKWSLPAGFVNEGETIDEAVKREILEETGIVAHVKGVIGIRSGVIRNEISDNMIIFLLEPEGEEVIVQEKELSEVAFLHPKDIADDQNTSVLIKYLLEGKTESPLEMDTTLNPGEQFGYTAYHVFTAGVKEREKK from the coding sequence ATGGGGAAGCGAGGGAAAGTGTGGTTGGCTGTAAGCGGTTTAGTGGCCACGAAAGATGGCAGATGGCTATTCGTAAAGAAAAAATATGGTGGATTGAAAGGGAAATGGTCTTTACCAGCAGGTTTCGTAAATGAAGGTGAGACTATTGATGAAGCTGTGAAACGTGAAATTTTAGAAGAGACGGGTATTGTTGCACATGTAAAAGGGGTTATAGGTATTCGTTCGGGTGTGATTCGTAATGAAATTAGTGATAATATGATTATTTTTCTTTTAGAACCAGAAGGAGAAGAAGTTATTGTGCAGGAGAAGGAATTGTCTGAAGTAGCCTTTTTACATCCGAAAGATATTGCAGATGATCAAAACACTTCTGTGTTAATTAAATATTTATTAGAAGGAAAAACAGAGTCACCTCTTGAGATGGACACAACATTAAATCCAGGAGAACAATTTGGATATACAGCGTATCATGTGTTTACTGCTGGAGTGAAGGAGAGGGAGAAGAAGTGA
- a CDS encoding NAD(P)/FAD-dependent oxidoreductase — protein sequence MKTPKIVVLGAGYGGMITTVRLQKTLSVSEAEITLVNNNSYHYQATWLHESAAGTLHHDKIRLDIEDVIDTNKVNFVQDTVVEIKAAEKRVILKNGELEYDYLVIGLGFESETFGIKGLKEHAFSITNINATRQIRDHMEYKFSQYVTEKRDELVTIVVGGAGFTGIEYVGELANRIPELCKEYDVPREKARIICVEAAPTALPGFDPELVEYAVKQLEKKGVEFRIGTAIKEATAEGIIVANGDDSELLKSETVVWAAGVRGNGIVEESGFEAMRGRIKVDEFMHAPGHEDVFMVGDAALIINEEINRPYPPTAQIAIQQGYNIAHNLSVLVRGKGEMKKFVFDNKGSVCSLGHDDAMGVVMGKKLTGWKASFMKKVIDNRYLFLLGGPLLVLKKGKLKFF from the coding sequence GTGAAGACTCCAAAAATCGTAGTTTTAGGTGCAGGTTATGGTGGGATGATTACGACTGTTCGTCTGCAAAAAACATTATCTGTAAGTGAAGCTGAAATTACGTTAGTAAACAACAACAGCTATCACTACCAAGCGACTTGGTTACATGAAAGCGCAGCTGGTACATTACATCACGATAAAATCCGTCTAGACATTGAAGACGTTATCGATACAAATAAAGTAAACTTTGTGCAAGATACAGTTGTAGAAATTAAAGCAGCTGAAAAACGCGTTATCTTAAAAAATGGTGAGTTAGAGTATGATTACTTAGTAATCGGTCTTGGTTTCGAATCAGAAACATTTGGCATTAAAGGATTGAAAGAGCATGCATTCTCTATCACTAACATTAATGCGACTCGTCAAATTCGCGATCATATGGAATACAAGTTCTCTCAATATGTGACTGAAAAACGCGATGAGTTAGTAACAATCGTTGTTGGTGGCGCAGGATTTACAGGTATCGAGTACGTGGGTGAGCTTGCAAACCGTATTCCTGAACTTTGCAAAGAGTACGATGTTCCACGTGAAAAAGCACGTATCATCTGTGTAGAAGCTGCTCCAACAGCACTTCCTGGTTTCGATCCAGAACTAGTGGAATACGCTGTAAAACAATTAGAGAAAAAAGGTGTAGAATTCCGCATCGGTACAGCGATTAAAGAAGCAACTGCAGAAGGTATTATCGTTGCAAACGGAGACGATTCTGAATTGCTTAAGTCTGAAACTGTAGTTTGGGCTGCGGGTGTTCGCGGTAACGGTATTGTGGAAGAGTCTGGCTTCGAAGCAATGCGCGGGCGTATTAAAGTTGATGAGTTTATGCACGCTCCAGGTCATGAAGATGTATTCATGGTTGGTGACGCAGCGTTAATCATCAATGAAGAAATTAACCGTCCATACCCACCGACAGCACAGATTGCAATTCAACAAGGTTACAACATTGCACATAACTTATCTGTATTAGTTCGTGGTAAAGGCGAAATGAAAAAATTCGTATTCGATAATAAAGGATCTGTATGTTCATTAGGTCATGACGATGCAATGGGCGTTGTTATGGGTAAAAAGTTAACAGGTTGGAAAGCTTCCTTTATGAAGAAAGTAATCGATAACCGTTACTTATTCTTACTTGGTGGACCTTTATTAGTTCTTAAAAAAGGTAAATTAAAGTTCTTTTAA